A single Spiroplasma floricola 23-6 DNA region contains:
- a CDS encoding Nif3-like dinuclear metal center hexameric protein, translated as MNKIKANALTNYLNDMFPQKNAAEWDKVGFQLEEVYNLESQDEIEHIVICLDVTKEVVNYAIEKKSNFIISRHPFLFMDLEIEMKNLAKKEIYDMCIKNEIQIFSIHTNYDNSDKQNIIDLIETQLNVKSVDKVGLSNEGYKIKLLRAVSLKETIDKFKFIFGKQQALLTRNSNLEKEIDRIYLTSGSGASTMMELQLQNTFFITGEAKWNEWLYADQNNMDMLTLGHYMENHFIDDLRNKLLKTFDNEVEISAFDIKNTFIIY; from the coding sequence ATGAATAAAATCAAAGCAAATGCTTTAACTAATTATTTAAACGATATGTTTCCACAAAAAAATGCAGCTGAATGAGATAAAGTTGGTTTTCAATTAGAAGAAGTTTATAACTTAGAAAGTCAAGATGAAATAGAACATATTGTTATTTGTCTTGATGTTACAAAAGAAGTTGTAAACTATGCAATTGAAAAAAAATCAAATTTTATTATAAGTAGACATCCATTTTTATTTATGGATTTAGAAATTGAAATGAAAAATTTAGCTAAAAAAGAAATTTATGATATGTGTATAAAAAATGAAATTCAAATTTTTTCAATACATACAAATTATGATAACAGTGATAAACAAAACATTATTGATTTAATTGAAACACAATTAAATGTTAAAAGTGTAGACAAAGTAGGTTTATCAAATGAAGGTTATAAAATTAAATTATTAAGAGCAGTTAGTTTAAAAGAAACAATTGACAAATTTAAGTTTATATTTGGAAAACAACAGGCATTGTTAACAAGAAACTCTAATTTGGAGAAGGAAATTGATAGAATTTATTTAACTTCTGGAAGTGGAGCATCAACTATGATGGAATTACAGTTACAAAATACTTTTTTTATAACTGGAGAGGCTAAATGAAATGAGTGACTTTATGCTGATCAAAATAATATGGATATGTTAACTCTTGGTCATTACATGGAAAATCATTTTATTGATGATTTAAGAAACAAATTATTAAAAACATTTGACAATGAAGTTGAAATTAGTGCATTTGATATTAAAAATACATTTATAATCTATTAA
- the cdd gene encoding cytidine deaminase — protein sequence MSLNKDKVYSDLKELRKNAYAPYSNFRVSCIIYLKNGNEIKGVNVENAAYNPTICAERSALTQMIAQGYNKNDVEIVALYTDSEELGSPCGTCRQTLFELLLENQEIWVYNKNKFVNSFKVIDFLPYAFTSKNIK from the coding sequence ATGAGTTTAAATAAAGATAAAGTTTATAGTGATTTAAAAGAACTTAGAAAAAATGCTTATGCACCTTATTCAAATTTCAGAGTTTCTTGTATAATTTATTTAAAAAATGGTAATGAAATAAAGGGTGTTAATGTAGAAAACGCAGCTTATAATCCTACTATATGTGCTGAAAGGTCAGCTTTAACTCAAATGATAGCACAAGGTTATAATAAAAATGATGTAGAAATTGTAGCTCTATATACAGATTCAGAAGAATTAGGTTCTCCATGTGGAACTTGTCGACAAACACTTTTTGAATTACTTTTAGAAAATCAAGAAATTTGAGTTTATAATAAAAACAAATTTGTTAATTCATTTAAAGTGATAGATTTTTTACCATATGCTTTTACAAGTAAAAACATAAAATAA
- a CDS encoding glycine--tRNA ligase — translation MKIEIDKLISHLKSQGFVFQGSEIYGGLANSWDYGPLGAEIKNKLKKLWWDFFVRRNEYNIGLDSSIILNSKVWGASGHLGNFNDPLIDCKKCKSRFRADKLIEEKFTEMNVGGWTNQEIEMFIKENEVNCPKCESNDFTNIRQFTLMFKTNQGVVEDEASTVYLRPETAQGIFTQYKNSQRALRKKLPFGIGQIGKSFRNEITPGNFIFRTREFEQMELEFFFSPNDSNDWFEYWLEKVKFFLEKIIQIDKKNYSIREHNKEELAHYAKRTVDIEFNFPFGRGELWGIAHRSDFDLNQHQSHSGQDLTYLDPETNQKYLANVIEPSVGVERLLLAIFCQSYAEEKIESGERVVMKLPYKLAPYSVAVMPLQKQQKEKANKLYKELLIDFDATFDETGNIGKRYRRQDAIGTPFCITIDFDTETDNCVTIRNRDTMNQERIEITKIKEYLVKKLI, via the coding sequence ATGAAGATAGAAATAGATAAACTAATTTCTCACTTGAAGTCACAAGGATTTGTATTTCAAGGTTCAGAAATCTATGGAGGGCTTGCCAATTCATGAGATTATGGTCCATTAGGTGCAGAAATTAAAAATAAATTAAAAAAACTATGATGAGATTTTTTTGTAAGAAGAAATGAATATAATATAGGTTTGGATTCATCAATTATATTAAATTCAAAAGTTTGAGGAGCTTCAGGTCATTTAGGTAATTTCAATGATCCTTTAATAGACTGTAAAAAGTGTAAATCACGTTTTAGAGCAGACAAATTAATTGAAGAAAAGTTTACAGAAATGAATGTTGGGGGATGAACAAATCAAGAAATTGAGATGTTCATTAAAGAAAATGAAGTTAATTGTCCTAAATGTGAGTCTAATGATTTTACAAACATTAGACAATTTACATTAATGTTTAAAACTAATCAAGGTGTAGTTGAAGATGAAGCTTCAACTGTATATTTAAGACCTGAAACAGCTCAAGGAATTTTTACACAATATAAAAATTCACAAAGAGCTTTAAGAAAAAAACTTCCTTTTGGAATTGGACAAATTGGTAAATCATTTAGAAATGAAATTACTCCAGGTAATTTTATTTTCAGAACAAGAGAGTTCGAACAAATGGAATTAGAGTTCTTTTTCTCTCCAAATGATTCAAATGACTGATTTGAATATTGATTAGAAAAAGTAAAATTCTTCTTAGAAAAAATAATTCAAATTGATAAAAAAAATTATTCAATAAGAGAACATAACAAAGAAGAACTTGCTCACTATGCTAAAAGAACAGTAGATATTGAATTTAATTTTCCATTTGGAAGAGGAGAATTATGAGGAATAGCTCATAGAAGTGACTTTGATTTAAATCAACATCAAAGTCATTCTGGTCAAGATTTAACATACTTAGATCCAGAAACAAATCAAAAATACTTAGCTAATGTTATTGAACCAAGTGTTGGAGTTGAAAGATTATTATTAGCTATTTTTTGTCAAAGTTATGCTGAAGAAAAAATTGAAAGTGGAGAAAGAGTTGTAATGAAACTTCCTTATAAACTTGCTCCTTATTCAGTTGCAGTTATGCCTTTACAAAAACAACAAAAAGAAAAAGCTAATAAACTTTATAAAGAACTTTTAATTGACTTTGATGCAACTTTTGATGAAACAGGAAATATTGGAAAAAGATATAGACGACAAGATGCAATAGGTACTCCATTTTGTATAACAATTGATTTTGATACAGAAACTGATAATTGTGTAACTATAAGAAATAGAGACACAATGAATCAAGAGAGAATTGAAATTACAAAAATTAAAGAATATTTAGTAAAAAAATTAATTTAA
- the recO gene encoding DNA repair protein RecO — MGAIKINAIVIESTDYDDFAKIVKVFSKQFGKLSFIALGVNKSTSKNKYSIQTFSLSDFEIFKARKEEKISKLKTGVLKKDYFKIAQNYNNYIYCSIIFKILDQIEQISDKNYKIFKMLIFSLENINNNKNPFINYLFFITYLIQESIQPFRIKGCVRCKKTTAPLVRFEYSEYGFVCSRCLWPGEKVQPESFIKLFANINRKTIHFNVEQKYFYTDLIVLHNIVVNYYENVLGIYMGPIKLLKETVALIVNEIEANKYK, encoded by the coding sequence ATGGGGGCAATAAAAATAAATGCAATAGTTATTGAATCAACTGATTATGATGACTTTGCAAAAATTGTTAAAGTGTTTAGTAAACAATTTGGAAAACTATCTTTTATTGCTTTAGGTGTGAATAAATCAACATCTAAAAATAAATATTCTATTCAAACTTTTAGTTTAAGTGATTTTGAAATTTTTAAAGCTAGAAAAGAAGAAAAAATAAGTAAATTAAAAACAGGAGTTTTAAAAAAAGACTATTTTAAAATAGCTCAAAATTATAATAATTATATTTATTGTTCAATTATATTTAAAATTCTTGATCAAATAGAACAAATTAGTGATAAAAACTATAAAATTTTTAAGATGCTTATTTTCTCTTTAGAAAATATAAATAATAATAAAAATCCTTTTATAAATTATTTATTTTTTATAACTTATTTAATACAAGAATCTATTCAACCTTTTAGAATTAAAGGTTGTGTAAGATGTAAAAAGACAACAGCACCACTAGTGAGATTTGAATATAGTGAATATGGTTTTGTTTGTAGCAGATGTTTATGACCTGGTGAAAAAGTACAACCAGAATCATTTATTAAATTATTTGCAAATATTAACAGAAAAACAATTCATTTTAATGTAGAGCAAAAGTATTTTTATACAGATTTAATAGTATTGCACAATATTGTTGTAAATTATTATGAAAATGTACTTGGTATTTATATGGGGCCAATAAAATTATTGAAAGAAACTGTTGCTTTAATTGTGAATGAAATAGAAGCAAATAAATATAAATAA
- a CDS encoding sigma-70 family RNA polymerase sigma factor, whose translation MALNLKKFETIEDFKEYLWNYLDKNDNEIAQEEIQEVIFKKFQDIDEDEVSLLFDELAKRDVVFTDDFIDEDEDDLDEDLDDEADELEGEFRKRDKERKDLKKANENNTPVKYRVGGISNETKIQDIIKSYFNQIGSSKILTKDEEVEYAKMLEDSDPEIAKEGRDKLITSNLKLVISVARKHLNRGLDFADLIEEGNIGLMKAVDKFDYKKGFKFSTYATWWIRQAITRAIADQARTIRIPVHMVETINKLTRIERQLTQELGREPTSKEIAKTFGKGITSQKVIEIKKLSIEPVSLEKPFGDEDDTHFGDFVEDKDISSPDEYAEKEALREVIDQVFSDILAPREEKVVRMRFGILPTKLRTLIRLAEECEDENCEQLKQAIADLDIHYDTSIEKIQKYNNPTIQFHLSKYDSPKTLEEVGKELKVTRERIRQIEAKTIRKFKPSASNPKAKALKDFFKG comes from the coding sequence ATGGCACTAAATTTAAAAAAATTTGAAACAATTGAGGATTTTAAAGAATATCTTTGAAATTATTTAGATAAAAATGATAATGAAATAGCTCAAGAAGAAATACAAGAAGTTATTTTTAAAAAATTTCAAGATATAGATGAAGATGAGGTAAGTTTACTTTTTGATGAACTTGCTAAAAGAGATGTAGTTTTTACAGATGACTTTATTGACGAAGATGAAGATGATCTTGATGAAGATCTTGATGATGAAGCTGATGAACTTGAAGGAGAGTTTAGAAAAAGAGATAAAGAAAGAAAAGATCTAAAAAAAGCAAATGAAAATAATACACCCGTTAAATATAGAGTGGGTGGAATTAGCAATGAAACTAAAATTCAAGATATCATTAAATCATATTTTAATCAAATCGGTTCTTCAAAAATTTTAACAAAAGATGAAGAAGTTGAATATGCAAAAATGCTAGAAGATTCTGATCCAGAAATCGCAAAAGAGGGAAGGGATAAATTAATTACTTCTAACTTAAAACTTGTTATTTCAGTTGCTAGAAAACACTTAAACAGGGGATTAGACTTTGCAGACTTAATTGAAGAAGGAAATATTGGTTTAATGAAAGCTGTTGATAAATTTGACTATAAAAAAGGATTCAAATTTTCAACTTATGCAACATGATGAATTCGTCAGGCTATAACTAGAGCAATTGCAGATCAAGCAAGAACAATTCGTATTCCAGTTCATATGGTAGAAACAATTAATAAACTTACAAGAATTGAAAGACAACTTACTCAAGAATTAGGAAGAGAACCTACATCAAAAGAAATTGCAAAAACTTTTGGAAAAGGAATTACTTCACAAAAAGTTATTGAAATTAAAAAATTATCAATTGAGCCAGTTAGTTTAGAAAAACCATTTGGAGATGAAGATGATACACACTTTGGTGACTTTGTTGAAGATAAAGATATTTCTTCTCCAGATGAATATGCAGAAAAAGAAGCTTTAAGAGAAGTTATAGATCAAGTGTTTAGCGATATTTTAGCTCCAAGAGAAGAAAAAGTTGTAAGAATGAGATTTGGTATCTTACCAACTAAATTAAGAACTTTAATTAGACTTGCAGAAGAGTGTGAAGATGAAAATTGTGAACAACTAAAACAAGCAATTGCAGATTTAGATATTCACTATGATACATCAATTGAAAAAATTCAAAAATATAACAATCCCACTATTCAATTTCATCTTTCAAAATATGATTCACCAAAAACTCTAGAAGAAGTAGGGAAAGAATTAAAAGTTACAAGAGAAAGAATTAGGCAAATTGAAGCAAAAACAATTAGAAAATTCAAGCCATCTGCATCAAATCCTAAAGCAAAAGCTTTAAAAGATTTCTTCAAAGGATAA
- the ispH gene encoding 4-hydroxy-3-methylbut-2-enyl diphosphate reductase produces the protein MNVLKVTPRGFCLGVVKSIKMAKDAIKMYPHKKIYMIGLLVHNKIIVKELEELGIIAIDDWKKSRLEIIKTIPKGSVVIFSAHGTDPKVVQLAHELELIVVDTKCEWVLETEEIIQKYLSLHYDVIFIGKHDHPETIALTSLDKKRIHLVTNLKEVEDLNIVNTDIFITNQTTLSIIDTELIYKKVKEKYPNVVYKNDICEATLVRQQAVLDLNPKEVDLLYVVGDERSNNTLKLVELAQNKGIRSIRINRKEEINLQDLKNVNTVAVTAGASTSSIIQNQFIKYLEELKNETN, from the coding sequence ATGAATGTTTTAAAAGTAACTCCAAGAGGTTTTTGTCTTGGAGTAGTCAAATCAATAAAAATGGCAAAAGATGCAATTAAAATGTATCCTCATAAAAAAATTTATATGATAGGTCTTTTAGTTCATAACAAAATAATAGTAAAAGAATTAGAAGAACTTGGAATAATTGCTATAGATGATTGAAAGAAATCACGTTTAGAAATAATAAAAACAATTCCTAAAGGAAGCGTTGTTATTTTTTCAGCTCATGGAACAGATCCTAAAGTTGTTCAGTTAGCTCACGAATTAGAATTAATAGTTGTGGATACAAAATGTGAATGAGTTTTAGAAACAGAAGAAATCATTCAAAAGTATTTAAGTTTACACTATGATGTTATTTTTATAGGAAAGCACGATCACCCAGAAACAATCGCTTTAACAAGTTTGGACAAGAAAAGAATTCATTTAGTTACTAATTTAAAAGAAGTTGAAGATCTAAATATTGTAAATACAGATATTTTTATAACAAATCAAACAACTCTTTCAATAATCGATACTGAGTTAATATATAAAAAAGTAAAAGAAAAGTATCCTAATGTTGTTTATAAAAATGATATATGTGAAGCAACTCTTGTAAGACAACAAGCAGTATTAGATTTAAATCCTAAAGAAGTAGATTTATTATATGTAGTTGGTGATGAAAGAAGTAACAATACTTTAAAATTAGTTGAATTAGCTCAAAATAAAGGGATTAGATCTATTAGAATAAATAGAAAAGAAGAAATAAATTTACAGGACTTAAAGAATGTAAATACAGTAGCTGTTACTGCTGGTGCATCAACTTCAAGTATTATTCAAAATCAATTTATTAAATATTTAGAGGAATTAAAAAATGAAACTAATTAA
- a CDS encoding diacylglycerol kinase family protein: MAKKNDIKKKTKVGTRVKNKFVNAARGIYTAFKEESTLIVYLIVVILAIGLGIWIKLSTIEWSIVILTIGVLTGFEFVNTSIENFVDLLSFEYNIQAKKIKDICAAASIINALLSVVIGFLIYLPKLIETISNLFN, from the coding sequence ATGGCAAAAAAGAATGATATTAAAAAGAAAACCAAAGTTGGTACAAGAGTAAAAAATAAATTTGTTAATGCAGCAAGAGGGATTTATACTGCGTTTAAGGAGGAATCAACTTTAATTGTATATTTAATAGTTGTTATTCTTGCAATAGGACTAGGTATTTGAATCAAACTTTCTACTATTGAATGGTCAATAGTGATTCTTACAATTGGAGTGTTGACAGGATTTGAATTTGTAAATACCTCAATTGAAAATTTTGTAGATTTGCTAAGTTTTGAATATAATATTCAAGCAAAAAAGATAAAAGATATTTGTGCTGCAGCAAGTATTATTAATGCTTTACTCTCTGTTGTTATTGGCTTTTTAATTTATTTACCAAAACTAATAGAAACAATTAGTAATTTATTCAATTAG
- the ybeY gene encoding rRNA maturation RNase YbeY has product MGDLLEFNYETKESLKEYESLFRNLLISTKKILGIKKNLSLSVNYIDKDKSKEINKQYRQKEYVGDVISFPINDEFGIYDQLDFKEIGDIFITFSEAQNKAKNYNHTIVEEMAWLFVHGLLHILGFDHETNEQDAKEMFKLTDDILKSENIKYIMSF; this is encoded by the coding sequence ATGGGTGACTTATTAGAATTTAATTATGAAACAAAAGAATCTTTAAAAGAATATGAAAGCTTATTTAGAAATCTTTTAATTTCTACTAAAAAAATATTGGGTATAAAGAAAAATTTAAGTTTGTCTGTAAACTATATTGATAAAGATAAATCAAAAGAAATAAATAAACAATATAGACAAAAAGAGTATGTTGGAGATGTAATATCTTTTCCAATTAATGATGAGTTTGGAATTTACGATCAATTAGATTTCAAAGAGATTGGTGATATTTTTATCACTTTTAGTGAAGCACAAAATAAAGCAAAAAATTACAATCATACAATTGTAGAAGAAATGGCTTGATTGTTTGTACATGGTTTGCTTCATATATTGGGTTTTGACCACGAAACTAATGAACAAGATGCAAAGGAAATGTTTAAATTAACAGATGATATTTTGAAAAGTGAAAATATTAAATATATTATGTCTTTTTAG
- the era gene encoding GTPase Era, whose product MQKIKSGFISIIGRPNVGKSTLLNTLLEKKVSIVTNKAQTTRNRINGILTHSDAQYIFVDTPGIHKAQHELGRFMNKVALSSTKGVDLILFLAPADEFIGDNDKFILNALKERDVPVFLVITKSDLVKSDRLETKVKEWKQQDFKFEKILTISSTMGNNLNELLNEIKSSLPETGIKFYPDDTFTDQPERFLIREIIREEILLQTEQEIPHSVAILIDKFEEKKDIIKVIASIICERQSQKGIIIGNKGDKIKSIGINSREKLEHLFDKKFYLELFVKTKEKWRQSASLIKQLGYDKDSY is encoded by the coding sequence TTGCAAAAAATTAAATCAGGATTTATCAGTATTATTGGAAGACCAAATGTTGGTAAATCAACACTTTTAAATACTTTATTAGAAAAAAAAGTATCAATTGTTACAAATAAAGCACAAACCACAAGAAATAGAATAAATGGTATATTGACACATAGTGATGCACAATACATTTTTGTAGATACACCTGGAATTCACAAAGCACAACATGAATTAGGAAGATTTATGAATAAAGTTGCTCTATCTTCTACAAAAGGAGTAGATTTAATTTTATTTTTAGCTCCAGCAGATGAATTCATTGGAGATAATGATAAATTTATTTTAAATGCTCTAAAAGAACGTGATGTTCCTGTATTTTTAGTTATAACTAAAAGTGATCTAGTAAAATCAGATCGATTAGAAACAAAAGTAAAAGAATGAAAGCAACAAGATTTTAAATTTGAAAAAATTTTAACTATTTCTTCTACAATGGGAAATAATTTAAATGAACTTTTAAATGAAATTAAAAGTAGTTTACCTGAAACAGGTATTAAGTTTTATCCTGATGATACTTTTACAGATCAACCAGAACGTTTTTTAATAAGAGAAATTATTCGAGAAGAAATCTTGTTACAAACTGAACAAGAAATTCCTCATTCAGTTGCTATTTTAATTGATAAATTTGAAGAAAAAAAAGATATCATTAAAGTAATTGCTTCAATAATATGTGAAAGACAAAGTCAAAAAGGAATTATTATTGGAAATAAGGGAGATAAAATTAAGTCAATTGGAATTAATTCAAGAGAGAAACTTGAACATTTATTTGATAAAAAATTTTATTTGGAGTTATTTGTCAAAACAAAAGAAAAATGAAGACAGTCAGCTTCACTAATTAAACAATTAGGCTATGATAAGGATAGTTATTAG
- a CDS encoding tRNA (adenine(22)-N(1))-methyltransferase: MSFLTPRLFSLASLITEGEVVADIGTDHAYLPIYLAKDGKAKKIYATDVALGPLKVAKNNLTSFGVADKVETILADGIEWTMLNQIKLDSCIIAGMGSSSILDILKKDNENIYSYIIASNTNLEPIRKWTKEKKYFVERELIVEDNKIIYEIIKINKFAGTKIRNKRDILFGPLLIKDEKNKLFLQKWLEEEEKLFKLLQQIPKKDKKYKVTLKRKKEISKLLKRRTLINE; the protein is encoded by the coding sequence TTGAGTTTTCTTACTCCACGCTTATTTTCATTGGCCAGTTTAATAACAGAAGGCGAAGTAGTTGCAGATATTGGAACAGATCATGCTTATCTTCCTATTTATTTGGCTAAAGATGGAAAAGCAAAGAAAATATATGCAACTGATGTGGCATTAGGACCACTTAAAGTTGCAAAGAATAATTTAACTTCTTTTGGAGTTGCTGACAAAGTAGAAACAATACTTGCAGATGGTATTGAATGAACTATGTTAAATCAAATAAAATTGGATTCATGTATTATAGCAGGAATGGGTTCATCTTCTATTTTAGATATCCTTAAAAAGGATAATGAAAACATTTATTCTTATATTATTGCTTCAAATACTAATTTAGAACCAATTAGAAAATGAACTAAGGAAAAAAAATATTTTGTAGAGAGAGAATTAATTGTTGAAGATAACAAGATTATTTATGAAATTATTAAAATCAATAAATTTGCAGGAACTAAAATAAGAAATAAAAGAGATATCTTATTTGGTCCATTACTAATTAAAGATGAGAAAAATAAATTATTTCTACAAAAATGATTAGAAGAAGAAGAAAAACTTTTTAAGCTATTGCAACAAATCCCTAAAAAGGATAAAAAATATAAAGTTACTTTAAAGCGAAAAAAAGAAATTAGTAAACTTTTAAAAAGGAGAACTTTAATAAATGAATAA
- the dnaG gene encoding DNA primase translates to MSISQQQIDLVLNKANIVDVIGKYIDLQKKGRNYVSVCPFHDDSDPSLNVSPDKKIFKCFVCGTGGNLITFVQEFNNITFFKALSLIAKDLNIKIEGLKDFDDKPKYNSKESILFDINKAAADFFNGLLISSLSAKARNYLKERRITNTEIKRFKIGFCPNKVKLYDYLIKLGFSQENIFESQIVYKNGIDYNCAFENRLIFPITDEDGNIIGFSGRVIDANESPKYKNSSENLIFKKSQLAYNFDCAKKEARIKNEIIILEGFMDVISLESIDIKNTVAIMGTSLSDYHIRLFSRVAKRYKLFLDGDKAGVNAALKISQFLLEKKIDVTVIENNTGKDPDELVKLGEKNLINQMIENSIHPANFASRYFSKDLDIKNSIKVSEFINKVISILKYESNESIIDSAILNLSEITKLERNTIRNTFNQEKEKIKPSLTKVDKNNLNNQYENNFINNEDYINRMMNSYVDEETSNFEIPEYAYDTIKKDKIEQTKYKIIDSKSSKNFAEAALIWNLLEDDSLKDELLKKINIIESVGVKKILNFIINQYRENKYFGHNWEQIANDLKELGSKYCEYIYEIKNRHFSSLQKTLSQKGIQDCFDAIELYNIEDEIKTYNEKMHLAKDPELKIQFAEHIEQLLKDRNKIYEKRRKI, encoded by the coding sequence TTGTCAATTTCACAACAACAAATTGATTTAGTTTTAAATAAAGCCAATATCGTTGATGTTATTGGCAAATATATTGATCTTCAAAAAAAGGGAAGAAACTATGTTTCTGTTTGTCCTTTTCATGATGATTCAGATCCTTCATTAAATGTGTCTCCAGATAAAAAAATATTTAAATGTTTTGTTTGTGGAACTGGTGGCAATCTTATAACATTTGTTCAAGAGTTTAACAATATAACATTTTTTAAAGCATTATCATTAATTGCAAAAGATTTAAATATTAAAATTGAAGGTTTAAAAGACTTTGATGATAAGCCTAAGTATAATTCAAAAGAAAGCATTTTATTTGACATTAATAAAGCAGCAGCTGATTTTTTCAATGGTTTATTAATTTCTTCTTTATCAGCTAAAGCAAGAAATTATTTAAAAGAAAGAAGAATAACTAATACAGAAATTAAAAGATTTAAAATTGGTTTTTGTCCTAATAAAGTAAAACTATATGATTATTTAATTAAACTTGGTTTTTCACAAGAAAATATCTTTGAATCACAAATTGTTTATAAAAATGGAATAGATTATAATTGTGCTTTTGAAAATAGATTAATATTTCCAATTACAGATGAAGATGGAAATATAATTGGATTTTCTGGAAGAGTAATTGATGCAAATGAAAGTCCCAAATATAAAAATAGTAGTGAAAATCTAATCTTTAAAAAATCACAATTAGCATATAATTTTGATTGTGCAAAAAAAGAAGCTAGAATAAAAAATGAAATTATTATTTTAGAAGGTTTTATGGATGTAATAAGTTTAGAATCCATTGATATAAAAAATACTGTAGCTATTATGGGAACAAGCTTAAGTGATTATCATATAAGACTCTTTTCAAGAGTTGCTAAACGATATAAATTATTTTTAGATGGAGATAAAGCGGGAGTAAATGCTGCTTTAAAAATATCTCAATTTCTACTCGAAAAGAAAATAGATGTAACTGTAATTGAAAATAATACGGGAAAAGATCCAGATGAACTTGTTAAATTAGGAGAAAAGAATCTGATTAATCAAATGATTGAAAATTCTATTCACCCGGCAAATTTTGCATCAAGATATTTTTCAAAAGATCTTGATATAAAAAATTCAATTAAAGTTAGTGAATTTATTAATAAAGTTATTTCAATTCTAAAGTATGAATCCAATGAAAGTATAATAGATTCTGCCATATTAAACTTATCTGAAATCACTAAATTGGAAAGAAATACAATTAGAAATACTTTTAATCAAGAAAAAGAAAAAATAAAACCTTCATTAACGAAAGTAGATAAAAATAACTTAAATAATCAATATGAAAATAATTTTATTAATAATGAAGATTATATAAATAGAATGATGAATAGTTATGTTGATGAGGAAACTTCCAACTTTGAAATTCCAGAATATGCTTATGACACAATTAAAAAAGACAAAATTGAACAAACTAAATATAAGATTATTGATAGTAAAAGTTCAAAAAATTTTGCTGAAGCAGCTCTAATTTGAAATTTATTGGAAGATGATTCTTTAAAAGATGAATTATTGAAAAAAATAAATATTATTGAATCTGTTGGAGTCAAAAAAATATTAAATTTTATAATTAATCAGTATAGGGAAAATAAGTATTTTGGTCACAATTGAGAACAAATTGCAAATGACTTAAAAGAACTTGGTTCCAAATATTGTGAATACATATATGAAATTAAAAATAGGCATTTCTCTTCATTACAAAAAACCTTATCACAGAAAGGTATACAAGATTGCTTTGATGCAATTGAACTCTACAATATTGAAGATGAAATAAAGACTTATAATGAAAAAATGCATTTAGCAAAAGATCCAGAACTTAAAATTCAATTTGCAGAGCATATTGAACAATTATTAAAAGATAGAAATAAAATTTATGAAAAAAGGAGAAAAATATAA